One region of Mycolicibacterium insubricum genomic DNA includes:
- a CDS encoding nuclear transport factor 2 family protein, which produces MTYVVDTEALVKRYLDTVANGTSADVAALYAEDATLEDPVGGGQMHIGRHAIEGFYQAMDAADLTTELLTFRSGGHEAAFVFAINVGGAMRIEPIEVMSFDRDGQITAMKAYWSQDNVTML; this is translated from the coding sequence ATGACCTACGTCGTGGACACCGAGGCCCTCGTCAAGCGCTACCTGGATACCGTGGCCAACGGCACTTCGGCCGATGTCGCCGCGCTGTACGCCGAGGACGCCACGCTGGAGGACCCGGTCGGCGGCGGCCAGATGCACATCGGCCGGCACGCCATCGAGGGGTTCTACCAGGCGATGGACGCCGCCGACCTGACCACCGAACTGCTCACCTTCCGCTCCGGCGGGCATGAGGCCGCGTTCGTCTTCGCCATCAACGTCGGTGGCGCCATGCGCATCGAACCCATCGAGGTGATGAGCTTCGACCGCGACGGCCAGATCACCGCGATGAAGGCCTACTGGTCCCAGGACAACGTCACCATGCTCTGA
- a CDS encoding thioredoxin domain-containing protein — MVNRLAGATSPYLRQHADNPVSWREWDADALAEAARRDVPILLSIGYAACHWCHVMAHESFEDDGVAAVANAGFVCIKVDREERPDLDAIYMDATVAMTGQGGWPMTCFLTPDGRPFFCGTYYPKAAFLELLSVVTDAWTTRRDEVERVSGRIADELRQRTGRLPGGPPVSPQLCDHAVSTVLADEDVTRGGFGGAPKFPPSALLEALLRHHERTGSAQALRAVERTASAMAAGGIYDQLAGGFARYSVDNAWVVPHFEKMLYDNALLLRSYAHWARRTGSALAARIAGETADFLLRDLSDGPLFISSLDADADGREGSTYVWTPEQLIEVLGADDGAWAAGVFGVTAAGTFEHGESVLQLPADPDDAERLARVKAALLAVRVNRVQPGRDDKIVTAWNGLAIIALAEASVALERPDLLAAADDCADALLDRHLVDGRLRRTSNGGVVGSGVGMLEDYAALATGLLTLYQHSGDPRRSVAATGLLDTALAHFTYPDDPDDLGGWFDAPDDAEALLLRPAGATDDATPSGASLITEALLTAGHLVDDGQCYADAAAASLQRYSVLLSRAPRAAGHWLSVAEAALGGPLQIAVATTGDPSSSDLGRAARRLAPGGAVVVIGTPDSQPLLAARPPIDGADAAYVCRGQVCGLPVTTVEDLAAGLSGPV, encoded by the coding sequence ATGGTCAACCGTCTCGCCGGCGCCACCAGTCCGTACCTGCGTCAGCACGCCGACAACCCGGTGTCCTGGCGGGAATGGGATGCCGACGCGCTGGCCGAGGCGGCCCGCCGCGATGTCCCGATCCTGCTGTCCATCGGATACGCGGCCTGTCACTGGTGCCACGTGATGGCCCATGAATCCTTCGAGGACGACGGGGTGGCCGCCGTCGCCAACGCCGGATTCGTGTGCATCAAGGTCGACCGGGAGGAACGCCCGGACCTCGACGCGATCTACATGGACGCCACCGTCGCCATGACCGGCCAGGGCGGCTGGCCGATGACCTGCTTCCTCACCCCGGACGGACGCCCCTTCTTCTGCGGCACCTACTACCCGAAAGCCGCCTTCCTGGAACTGCTTTCCGTGGTCACCGACGCGTGGACGACGCGCCGCGACGAGGTGGAACGGGTTTCCGGACGCATCGCCGACGAACTGCGGCAGCGCACCGGGCGGCTGCCCGGCGGACCACCGGTCAGCCCGCAGCTGTGCGACCACGCGGTGTCGACGGTGCTCGCCGACGAGGACGTCACGCGCGGCGGCTTCGGCGGGGCACCGAAGTTCCCGCCCTCGGCACTTCTGGAAGCGTTGCTGCGCCACCACGAACGCACCGGTTCGGCGCAGGCCCTGCGTGCCGTCGAGCGGACCGCGAGTGCCATGGCGGCTGGCGGCATCTACGACCAGCTGGCCGGCGGATTCGCCCGCTACAGCGTCGACAATGCCTGGGTGGTACCGCATTTCGAAAAGATGCTGTACGACAACGCCCTGCTGCTACGGTCGTATGCGCACTGGGCCCGGCGCACCGGCTCGGCGCTGGCGGCCCGGATCGCCGGGGAGACCGCCGATTTCCTGCTCCGCGACCTCTCCGACGGCCCGCTGTTCATCTCGTCGCTGGACGCCGACGCCGACGGACGGGAGGGGTCCACCTACGTCTGGACTCCCGAGCAACTCATCGAGGTCCTCGGCGCCGACGATGGTGCCTGGGCCGCAGGTGTTTTCGGTGTCACCGCGGCGGGGACGTTCGAGCACGGCGAGTCGGTGCTGCAGTTGCCCGCCGACCCCGACGACGCCGAACGGTTGGCGCGGGTCAAAGCGGCGCTGCTGGCCGTGCGGGTGAATAGGGTCCAGCCCGGCCGCGACGACAAGATCGTCACCGCGTGGAACGGGCTGGCGATCATCGCCCTGGCCGAGGCTTCGGTGGCGCTGGAGCGTCCCGATCTGCTCGCCGCGGCCGACGACTGCGCCGACGCGCTGCTGGACCGCCACCTGGTCGACGGGCGGCTGCGGCGTACCAGCAACGGCGGCGTCGTAGGGAGCGGAGTCGGCATGCTGGAGGACTACGCCGCGCTGGCCACCGGGCTGTTGACGCTCTACCAGCACAGCGGCGACCCGCGCCGGTCGGTCGCGGCGACGGGCCTGCTGGACACCGCGCTCGCGCATTTCACCTACCCAGATGACCCGGATGATCTGGGCGGATGGTTTGACGCCCCGGACGACGCCGAGGCGCTGCTGCTGCGGCCGGCCGGTGCCACCGACGACGCCACCCCGTCGGGCGCATCGCTGATCACCGAGGCGCTGCTCACCGCGGGGCATCTGGTCGACGACGGTCAGTGCTACGCCGATGCGGCAGCGGCGAGCCTGCAGCGCTATTCGGTGTTGCTGTCCCGCGCGCCCCGGGCGGCCGGGCACTGGCTGTCCGTCGCCGAGGCGGCACTGGGTGGCCCGCTGCAGATCGCGGTGGCCACCACGGGGGACCCGTCGTCGTCGGATCTGGGGCGTGCCGCACGACGGCTGGCACCCGGCGGGGCCGTCGTCGTCATCGGCACCCCCGACTCCCAGCCGCTGCTGGCCGCCCGGCCCCCGATCGACGGCGCCGACGCGGCATATGTGTGTCGCGGCCAGGTCTGCGGGCTCCCGGTGACGACGGTCGAGGATTTGGCGGCCGGGCTATCCGGGCCCGTGTAG
- the trhA gene encoding PAQR family membrane homeostasis protein TrhA produces the protein MDSDGIDLPEAIADSVARLIGKPRARGWIHVYSAIIAIFAGAALVAVSWAMKGTQAGLATLLYTFTIVAMFTVSAVYHRVNWTSTTARTWMKRADHSMIFIFIAGSYTPFALVALRNDGGWVLFWIVWGGALAGVALKMLWPSSPRWLGVPLYILLGWVAAFYIVPIMDHAGVAAMVLLIVGGALYSIGGVLYALGWPNPWPTTFGHHEFFHACTAVAAICHYIAMWFAVFSTG, from the coding sequence ATCGACTCCGACGGCATCGACCTGCCCGAGGCGATCGCCGACAGCGTTGCGCGGCTGATCGGCAAGCCGCGGGCCCGCGGCTGGATCCACGTCTACTCGGCGATCATCGCCATCTTCGCCGGCGCGGCGCTGGTAGCGGTGTCCTGGGCGATGAAGGGCACGCAGGCCGGCCTGGCCACCCTGCTCTACACGTTCACCATTGTGGCGATGTTCACCGTCAGCGCCGTCTACCACCGGGTGAACTGGACCTCGACGACCGCCCGGACCTGGATGAAGCGGGCCGATCATTCGATGATCTTCATCTTCATCGCGGGCTCCTACACCCCATTCGCGTTGGTGGCGCTGCGCAATGACGGCGGCTGGGTGCTGTTCTGGATCGTCTGGGGCGGCGCGCTGGCCGGGGTGGCGCTGAAAATGCTGTGGCCTTCGTCACCGCGCTGGCTGGGCGTACCGCTCTACATCCTGCTCGGCTGGGTGGCGGCCTTCTACATCGTGCCGATCATGGACCACGCCGGCGTGGCGGCGATGGTGCTGCTGATCGTCGGCGGTGCGCTGTATTCGATCGGCGGCGTGCTGTACGCGCTGGGCTGGCCCAACCCCTGGCCGACGACGTTCGGTCACCACGAGTTCTTCCACGCCTGCACCGCGGTCGCGGCGATCTGCCACTACATCGCGATGTGGTTCGCGGTGTTCTCCACCGGCTGA